In candidate division WOR-3 bacterium, the sequence TCCAAATATCGCCTGCTTTAACCGTGCAGGGACCTTTTTTTCTGATTTCAAGCGTAACAGGAAGGTCGCAATCTGCTGTAATTCTCACTTTTTTCAATCTTATCTCTATTTCAATTATATCTTCCATAACCCCTGGAATCGGGACATACTCATGGTCCACGCCGTCTATTCTCATCCTCGTAATTGCCGCCCCCTGTACGGAAGAAAGAAGAATTCTACGCAAGGCGTTGCCTAACGTGAAACCGAAACCTCTTTCAAGAGGGTCGAGCGTAAACCTTCCATAGTCAGCGTTTTCTTCTTCTACCACGACACTCTTAGGTATCTGAATTGGTTTTAGTTTCATTCTTTTCCCCTTTTATTTCGAATAGAGCTCTACTATTAAGTGCTCCCTTATGTCAGGAGGAAGATCCATTCTTTCTGGTATAGCGTTGAATACCGCTTTCTTTTTTTCAAAATCCAGCGAAATCCAGCTCGGTATACCCCTTTGCTTTCTCGCTTCAAGGGATCCGTTGACCAGATCAAGTGATTTGCTTCTGTCTTTAATCTCAATTAAATCGCCGATTTTCACCTGGTATGAAGGAAAACTCACTTTTCTTCCGTTGATCAAAAAATGACCGTGTCTAATAAGCTGTCTGGCTGACTTCCTTGAAGGCGCAAAACCCGCTCTATACGTGACATTGTCTAATCTTCTCTCGAGAAGCTGAAGAAGAATAGTGCCAGTGACGCCTTTTTGTTTTGAAGCGTCTTCAAAATAATTTCTGAATTGCTTCTCCAAAACTCCGTATTGTCTTTTTACTTTCTGTTTTTCTCTTAACTGATCTCCGTA encodes:
- the rpsD gene encoding 30S ribosomal protein S4 — its product is MARYIGPNCRLCRREGVKLFLKGEKCFTTKCPMENEKVKSPGVAMGRKRRKMNLYGDQLREKQKVKRQYGVLEKQFRNYFEDASKQKGVTGTILLQLLERRLDNVTYRAGFAPSRKSARQLIRHGHFLINGRKVSFPSYQVKIGDLIEIKDRSKSLDLVNGSLEARKQRGIPSWISLDFEKKKAVFNAIPERMDLPPDIREHLIVELYSK